A part of Streptomyces sp. NBC_01497 genomic DNA contains:
- a CDS encoding ArsR/SmtB family transcription factor gives MGLWLVDTDTLASSRFVLSPLAETLACVQTLEAGTAAHPGEHRWLGHHLRAYRGFLAADPVTAALVRIGLAGSWNAGFLTPVPEPGPDGPRGFRDELAPVRATSALRAHTDLTVCHGRPLPRRLRVPDAAERLAGLLEWVWSHAVEPYWPVRRRALEADVVARAGRLGTAGWSAVLDDLRPGTRWLGEGRLQINERDFPPRTARGALLFVPVTPRRGWVSWTTDRFALVHPCTGALAEPAGPRVPGALGRLLGPARAAVLVLLDDPKSTTHLVALTGQGLGSVGRHLKILLEAGLVRRRRAGRSVLYYRTAAGDGLVGTRFPD, from the coding sequence ATGGGCTTGTGGCTGGTGGACACCGACACCCTGGCGAGCAGCCGCTTCGTGCTCTCACCGCTCGCCGAGACGCTCGCCTGCGTGCAGACCCTGGAGGCGGGTACGGCGGCCCATCCGGGCGAGCACCGCTGGCTCGGACATCACCTGCGCGCCTACCGGGGGTTCCTGGCCGCGGACCCCGTGACGGCGGCCCTGGTACGGATCGGGCTCGCCGGTTCCTGGAACGCCGGCTTCCTCACCCCCGTACCCGAACCGGGACCCGACGGGCCGCGTGGCTTCCGCGACGAACTCGCCCCGGTACGCGCCACCTCCGCGCTGCGCGCCCACACGGACCTCACGGTCTGCCACGGCCGCCCGCTGCCCCGGCGACTGCGTGTACCGGATGCGGCGGAGCGGCTCGCGGGCCTGCTGGAATGGGTGTGGTCCCACGCCGTGGAGCCGTACTGGCCGGTGCGGCGGCGCGCCCTGGAGGCGGACGTCGTCGCCAGGGCGGGGCGGCTCGGCACGGCCGGGTGGTCCGCCGTGCTGGACGACCTGCGGCCCGGAACGCGGTGGCTGGGGGAGGGACGGCTGCAGATCAACGAACGGGACTTCCCGCCCCGCACGGCCCGCGGTGCCCTGCTGTTCGTGCCGGTCACACCCCGAAGGGGGTGGGTGTCGTGGACGACCGACCGGTTCGCCCTGGTCCACCCCTGCACCGGCGCGCTCGCGGAACCCGCGGGGCCGCGGGTGCCGGGCGCGCTCGGCAGGCTCCTGGGCCCGGCGCGCGCCGCTGTCCTGGTGCTGCTGGACGACCCCAAGAGCACCACGCACCTTGTCGCGTTGACCGGACAGGGCCTCGGCTCAGTCGGCCGTCATCTCAAAATCCTGCTGGAGGCGGGCCTGGTACGGCGGCGCCGGGCAGGCAGATCGGTGCTCTACTACCGCACGGCCGCCGGGGACGGGCTGGTCGGGACGCGGTTCCCGGACTGA
- a CDS encoding peptidoglycan-binding protein: MKSEPCPRCFAPAGEDGSPDCACAVTVEARRVAAAASDGETGPGGGAADQGVRDASTDGTRGTDGTGGSDGTGGTETGKPGHAAARGSTSATASAATAPATASDASEASGAPGPTTDQNPARDVATAADDSGSGDVAGPGAGRRAAEEPPITAASGAGASKKGTSTAEAGAVGEAPAQESTAPTALESTAPTQADRAPGASAPADEGTTGEGTTGEAAGPLAGSVIDAGGSAATGAEPDGPGRRKRKGLLIAVAAGVVVAAVAVGAGTGVFGGDDSKASAGTGSSTSDAALPGGQDGARRSGAAASAGASQQASAPSATPSSKGAEKKAAAGAAGSPSASASGGVARRSADTGSSPSATGEGSAPAAGSPSGAASTPGGPAILQEGDSGPQVVDLQKRLGQLLLVYLGAPDGQYDAGVKDAVARYQDAHGITGDPSGVYGAATREDLESRTHAP; the protein is encoded by the coding sequence GTGAAGTCAGAACCCTGCCCCCGCTGTTTCGCCCCCGCGGGCGAGGACGGCAGCCCGGACTGCGCCTGCGCGGTCACCGTGGAGGCGCGCCGTGTCGCCGCCGCGGCCTCGGACGGGGAGACCGGCCCCGGGGGCGGAGCCGCTGACCAGGGCGTCCGGGACGCCAGTACGGACGGCACGCGTGGCACGGACGGCACGGGCGGCTCGGACGGCACGGGCGGCACGGAAACCGGGAAGCCCGGCCACGCCGCCGCTCGCGGCTCCACCTCCGCCACTGCCTCCGCCGCCACTGCCCCTGCCACTGCTTCCGACGCATCCGAGGCCTCCGGTGCGCCCGGGCCGACGACGGATCAGAACCCGGCCAGGGATGTCGCGACGGCGGCGGACGACTCCGGATCGGGCGACGTGGCCGGGCCCGGTGCCGGGCGACGCGCCGCGGAAGAACCCCCTATCACCGCCGCTTCCGGGGCGGGAGCCTCCAAGAAGGGCACGAGCACGGCCGAGGCCGGGGCGGTGGGTGAAGCGCCGGCGCAGGAGAGCACTGCTCCGACGGCCCTGGAGAGCACCGCTCCGACACAGGCCGACCGGGCTCCCGGTGCCTCGGCCCCCGCGGACGAGGGGACGACGGGCGAGGGGACGACGGGCGAGGCGGCCGGTCCCCTCGCGGGCTCCGTGATCGACGCCGGCGGCTCCGCCGCGACCGGCGCCGAGCCGGACGGACCCGGACGCCGCAAGAGGAAGGGCCTGCTCATCGCGGTCGCGGCGGGCGTGGTCGTCGCGGCGGTCGCGGTCGGGGCCGGCACCGGCGTGTTCGGGGGCGACGACTCGAAGGCCTCGGCCGGCACGGGGTCCTCGACGTCGGACGCCGCGCTGCCCGGCGGTCAGGACGGCGCGCGGAGATCGGGCGCCGCCGCGAGTGCCGGTGCGTCGCAGCAGGCGTCGGCCCCGTCGGCGACGCCTTCGTCGAAGGGGGCGGAGAAGAAGGCCGCGGCAGGAGCGGCCGGCAGTCCCTCGGCGTCCGCCTCGGGCGGCGTGGCGCGGCGGAGCGCGGACACGGGCTCCTCTCCCTCGGCGACCGGGGAGGGTTCCGCGCCGGCCGCCGGTTCGCCCTCGGGCGCCGCGAGCACGCCCGGCGGGCCGGCGATCCTGCAGGAGGGCGACAGCGGTCCCCAGGTGGTGGATTTGCAGAAGCGGCTCGGCCAACTGCTGCTGGTCTATCTGGGCGCGCCCGACGGTCAGTACGACGCGGGCGTGAAGGACGCCGTCGCGCGCTACCAGGACGCGCACGGCATCACGGGCGACCCCTCCGGTGTGTACGGCGCCGCGACCCGCGAGGACCTGGAGTCGCGTACGCACGCTCCCTGA